A single genomic interval of Streptomyces sp. BA2 harbors:
- the rpsF gene encoding 30S ribosomal protein S6, producing the protein MRHYEVMVILDPDLEERAVSPLIENFLSVVREGNGKVEKVDTWGRRRLSYEIKKKPEGIYSVIDLQAEPAVVKELDRQMNLNESVLRTKVLRPETH; encoded by the coding sequence ATGCGTCACTACGAAGTGATGGTCATCCTCGACCCCGATCTCGAGGAGCGCGCTGTCTCCCCGTTGATCGAGAACTTCCTCTCCGTCGTCCGTGAGGGCAACGGAAAGGTTGAGAAGGTCGACACCTGGGGCCGTCGTCGTCTCTCGTACGAGATCAAGAAGAAGCCCGAGGGCATCTACTCGGTCATCGACCTCCAGGCCGAGCCTGCGGTCGTCAAGGAGCTCGACCGCCAGATGAACCTGAACGAGTCGGTCCTCCGGACCAAGGTCCTCCGTCCCGAGACCCACTGA
- the rpsR gene encoding 30S ribosomal protein S18, whose product MAKPPVRKPKKKVCAFCKDKVTYVDYKDTNMLRKFISDRGKIRARRVTGNCTQHQRDVATAVKNSREMALLPYTSTAR is encoded by the coding sequence ATGGCGAAGCCGCCTGTGCGCAAGCCTAAGAAGAAGGTCTGCGCATTCTGCAAGGACAAGGTCACGTACGTGGACTACAAGGACACGAACATGCTGCGGAAGTTCATTTCCGACCGCGGCAAGATCCGTGCCCGCCGCGTGACCGGCAACTGCACGCAGCACCAGCGTGACGTCGCCACGGCCGTGAAGAACAGCCGTGAGATGGCGCTGCTGCCCTACACGTCCACCGCGCGATAA
- a CDS encoding single-stranded DNA-binding protein has product MAGETVITVVGNLVDDPELRFTPSGAAVAKFRVASTPRTFDRQTNEWKDGESLFLTCSVWRQAAENVAESLQRGMRVVVQGRLKQRSYEDREGIKRTVYELDVEEVGASLKNATAKVTKTTGRGGQGGGFGGGGGGGQQGGGNWGGGSGGGQQQGGGGAPADDPWATGAPAGGGQQGGGGGWGGSSGGSGGSSGGGYSDEPPF; this is encoded by the coding sequence ATGGCAGGCGAGACCGTCATCACGGTCGTCGGCAATCTTGTCGACGACCCCGAGCTGCGCTTCACCCCGTCCGGTGCGGCGGTCGCGAAGTTCCGTGTCGCGTCCACTCCCCGCACCTTCGACCGCCAGACCAATGAGTGGAAGGACGGCGAGAGCCTCTTCCTCACCTGCTCGGTCTGGCGTCAGGCGGCGGAGAACGTCGCGGAGTCGCTTCAGCGAGGCATGCGCGTCGTCGTGCAGGGCCGGTTGAAGCAGCGGTCCTACGAGGACCGTGAGGGCATCAAGCGCACGGTCTACGAGCTGGACGTCGAGGAAGTCGGCGCCAGCTTGAAGAACGCCACGGCCAAGGTCACCAAGACCACCGGCCGAGGCGGCCAGGGCGGCGGATTCGGCGGCGGCGGTGGCGGCGGCCAGCAGGGCGGCGGCAACTGGGGCGGCGGCTCCGGTGGCGGTCAGCAGCAGGGCGGCGGCGGTGCTCCCGCCGACGACCCCTGGGCGACCGGTGCGCCGGCCGGCGGCGGCCAGCAGGGCGGCGGCGGTGGCTGGGGCGGAAGCTCCGGCGGCTCCGGCGGCTCCTCTGGCGGCGGCTACTCGGACGAGCCCCCCTTCTAG
- a CDS encoding lipid II:glycine glycyltransferase FemX, which yields MSLTLRTISREQHLAYIQSLPSASHCQVPAWADVKSEWRSENLGWFDDRTGELVGAGLVLYRQLPKVKRYLAYLPEGPVINWYAPNLDDWLQPMLAHLKRQGAFSVKMGPPVVIRRWDAPAIKSGIQNPDVKRLRDVEATHIEPRAFEVSDRLRKMGWQQGEDGGAGFGDVQPRYVFQVPLANRSLDEVLKGFNQLWRRNIKKAEKAGVEVVQGGYEDLAEWQRLYEITAVRDKFRPRPLGYFQQMWRALNSEDPNRMRLYFARHNGVNLSAATMLVVGGHVWYSYGASDNIGREVRPSNAMQWRMLRDAYALGATVYDLRGISDSLDETDHLFGLIQFKVGTGGEAVEYIGEWDFPLNKLLHKALDIYMSRR from the coding sequence ATGAGTCTGACCCTGAGGACCATCAGTCGCGAGCAGCATCTGGCGTATATCCAGAGCCTGCCGTCGGCAAGTCATTGCCAGGTCCCGGCATGGGCGGATGTGAAGAGTGAATGGCGTTCGGAGAACCTGGGCTGGTTCGACGACCGGACCGGCGAACTCGTCGGTGCGGGCCTGGTGCTCTACCGCCAGCTGCCCAAGGTGAAGCGCTACCTCGCCTACCTTCCCGAGGGCCCGGTCATCAATTGGTACGCCCCGAACCTGGACGACTGGCTGCAGCCGATGCTCGCGCATCTGAAGCGGCAGGGCGCCTTCTCCGTGAAGATGGGCCCGCCGGTCGTCATCCGGCGCTGGGACGCTCCCGCGATCAAGTCCGGCATCCAGAACCCGGACGTGAAGCGACTGCGGGACGTCGAGGCCACGCACATCGAGCCGCGTGCCTTCGAAGTCTCCGACCGGCTGCGCAAGATGGGCTGGCAGCAGGGCGAGGACGGCGGCGCCGGCTTCGGTGACGTACAGCCGCGTTATGTCTTCCAAGTCCCGCTGGCCAACCGCTCCTTGGACGAGGTCCTCAAGGGCTTCAACCAGCTGTGGCGACGCAATATCAAGAAGGCTGAGAAGGCCGGCGTCGAGGTCGTCCAGGGCGGTTACGAGGACCTCGCCGAATGGCAGCGCCTCTACGAGATCACCGCGGTCCGCGACAAGTTCCGTCCGCGGCCGCTGGGTTACTTCCAGCAGATGTGGCGGGCCCTCAACTCCGAGGACCCCAACCGCATGCGGCTGTACTTCGCGCGGCACAACGGCGTGAACCTGTCCGCGGCGACGATGCTCGTCGTCGGCGGGCACGTCTGGTACTCCTACGGCGCGTCGGACAACATCGGCCGTGAGGTCAGGCCCTCGAACGCGATGCAGTGGCGGATGCTCCGGGACGCCTACGCGCTCGGCGCCACCGTCTATGACTTGCGGGGCATCTCCGACTCTCTGGACGAGACGGACCACCTCTTCGGACTGATTCAGTTCAAGGTGGGCACGGGTGGAGAGGCTGTCGAGTACATCGGCGAGTGGGACTTCCCGCTCAACAAGCTGCTCCACAAGGCGCTCGACATCTACATGTCGCGTCGCTGA
- a CDS encoding dihydrofolate reductase family protein has translation MRKLIFGMNLTLDGYIAAPGDDIGWSVPSDELFQFWSDQLQATDLSLYGRKLWQTMSSYWPTGDQQPNATPAEIEFAHRWRDMSKVVFSSTIDKVDWNTRLVTGDAAAEITRLKAEDGGPMDIGGATLAGAAMRAGLIDEYVLATAPVLVGGGTPFFTALDSWVNLNLVETRTFPCGVILTRYETRR, from the coding sequence ATGCGGAAATTGATCTTCGGCATGAACCTGACCCTGGACGGCTACATCGCCGCGCCCGGCGACGACATCGGCTGGAGCGTGCCGAGCGACGAGCTGTTCCAGTTCTGGTCCGACCAGTTGCAGGCGACCGACCTGTCGCTCTACGGGCGCAAGCTGTGGCAGACGATGAGCTCCTACTGGCCGACCGGCGACCAACAGCCCAACGCCACCCCGGCGGAGATCGAGTTCGCGCACCGCTGGCGGGACATGTCGAAGGTGGTGTTCTCCTCGACGATCGACAAGGTCGACTGGAACACCCGCCTGGTCACCGGCGACGCGGCCGCCGAGATCACCCGGCTCAAGGCCGAGGACGGCGGCCCGATGGACATCGGCGGCGCGACGCTCGCCGGGGCGGCCATGCGGGCCGGGCTGATCGACGAGTACGTGCTGGCCACCGCGCCGGTCCTGGTGGGCGGCGGCACGCCGTTCTTCACCGCGCTGGACAGCTGGGTGAACCTGAACCTGGTGGAGACGCGGACGTTTCCCTGCGGCGTGATCCTGACCAGGTACGAGACGAGGCGCTGA
- the dnaB gene encoding replicative DNA helicase has product MSISEPLDDPWADSGPGDRLPASRQRRDGGRGRDEQHDRGREGGGWDGGGTAFERVPPQDLDAEQSVLGGMLLSKDAIADVVEVLKGHDFYRPAHETIYTAILDLYAKGEPADPITAAAELTKRGEITKVGGASYLHTLVQTVPTAANAEYYAEIVHERAVLRRLVEAGTRITQMGYAADGDVDEIVNSAQAEIYAVTEQRTSEDYLPLGDIMEGALDEIEAIGSRSGEMTGVPTGFTDFDSLTNGLHPGQMIVIAARPAMGKSTLALDFARAASIKHNLPSVIFSLEMGRNEIAMRLLSAEARVALHHMRSGTMTDEDWTRLARRMPEVSAAPLYIDDSPNLSMMEIRAKCRRLKQRSDIKMVIIDYLQLMQSGGSKRAESRQQEVSDMSRNLKLLAKELEVPVIALSQLNRGPEQRTDKKPQVSDLRESGSIEQDADMVILLHREDAYEKESPRAGEADIIVGKHRNGPTATITVAFQGHYSRFVDMAQT; this is encoded by the coding sequence GTGAGTATTTCCGAGCCCTTGGACGACCCCTGGGCCGACAGCGGTCCCGGTGACCGTCTGCCCGCCTCCCGACAGCGCCGCGACGGAGGCCGAGGCCGCGACGAGCAGCACGACCGCGGTCGTGAAGGCGGCGGCTGGGACGGCGGAGGCACCGCCTTCGAACGCGTACCGCCGCAGGATCTCGATGCCGAGCAGTCCGTGCTCGGTGGCATGCTGCTCTCCAAGGACGCCATCGCCGATGTCGTCGAGGTGCTCAAGGGCCACGATTTCTACCGGCCCGCGCACGAGACGATCTACACGGCGATCCTCGACCTGTACGCCAAGGGCGAGCCGGCCGACCCGATCACGGCGGCGGCCGAGCTCACCAAGCGCGGTGAGATCACCAAGGTCGGCGGCGCATCGTATCTGCACACGCTGGTGCAGACGGTGCCGACGGCGGCGAACGCCGAGTACTACGCGGAGATCGTTCACGAGCGTGCGGTCCTGCGCCGCCTCGTCGAGGCGGGCACGCGCATCACCCAGATGGGATACGCGGCCGACGGCGACGTCGACGAGATCGTCAACAGCGCCCAGGCAGAGATCTACGCGGTCACCGAGCAGCGAACCAGCGAGGACTATCTGCCGCTCGGCGACATCATGGAGGGCGCGCTCGACGAGATCGAGGCGATCGGTTCGCGCAGCGGTGAGATGACCGGTGTGCCGACGGGCTTCACCGATTTCGACTCGCTGACGAACGGTCTGCATCCTGGCCAGATGATCGTCATCGCGGCCCGTCCCGCCATGGGTAAGTCCACGCTGGCGCTCGACTTCGCGCGCGCCGCGTCCATCAAGCACAACCTGCCCAGCGTCATCTTCTCCCTGGAAATGGGACGCAACGAGATCGCGATGCGTCTGCTGTCCGCGGAGGCGCGGGTGGCGCTGCACCACATGCGCTCCGGCACGATGACGGACGAGGACTGGACGCGGCTCGCGCGCCGGATGCCCGAGGTCTCGGCGGCCCCGCTCTACATCGACGACTCCCCGAACCTGTCGATGATGGAGATCCGCGCCAAGTGCCGCCGCCTCAAGCAGCGCAGCGACATCAAGATGGTGATCATCGACTATCTGCAGCTGATGCAGTCCGGTGGTTCCAAGCGCGCCGAGAGCCGCCAGCAAGAGGTCTCGGACATGTCGCGAAACCTGAAGCTGCTCGCCAAGGAGCTCGAGGTCCCGGTCATCGCGCTCTCGCAGCTCAACCGTGGCCCCGAGCAGCGCACGGACAAGAAGCCCCAGGTCTCCGACCTGCGTGAATCCGGCTCGATCGAGCAGGACGCGGACATGGTGATCCTGCTGCACCGCGAGGACGCGTACGAGAAGGAGTCACCGCGCGCGGGGGAGGCGGACATCATCGTGGGCAAGCACCGTAACGGCCCGACGGCGACGATCACGGTCGCCTTCCAGGGGCACTATTCGCGCTTCGTGGACATGGCGCAGACGTAG
- a CDS encoding MATE family efflux transporter: MTQAPAATKAARRQHDREIIALAVPAFGALVAEPLFVMADSAIVGHLGTAQLAGLGVASALLTTAVSVFVFLAYATTAAVARRVGAGDLQAAIRQGMDGVWLALLLGAAVIAVVLPTAPALVELFGASDTAAPYAITYLRISSLGIPAMLVVLASTGVLRGLQDTKTPLYVAIGGFVANGVLNVVLVYGAGLGIAGSAWGTVIAQCAMAAVYLFVVVRGARRHGASLRPDAAGIRACAQAGAPLLVRTLSLRAILMIATAVAARLGDADVAAHQIILSLWSLLAFALDAIAIAGQAIIGRYLGANDPQGARDVCRRMVQWGIASGVVLGGLVVLARPLFIPLFSSDSVVQDAALPALVVVAISQPICGIVYVLDGVLMGAGDGPYLAWAMLATLAVFAPAALLVPTFGGGLTAVWAAMTLMMAVRMVTLWLRTRSGHWIVTGATR, encoded by the coding sequence ATGACGCAGGCTCCCGCGGCGACCAAGGCCGCTCGGCGACAGCATGACCGAGAGATCATCGCCCTCGCCGTTCCCGCCTTCGGCGCACTCGTCGCCGAGCCTCTCTTCGTGATGGCCGACAGCGCCATCGTGGGCCATCTCGGCACCGCACAACTGGCCGGACTCGGCGTCGCCTCGGCGCTCCTCACCACCGCCGTGAGCGTCTTCGTCTTCCTCGCCTACGCGACCACGGCCGCCGTAGCCCGCCGGGTGGGCGCCGGTGATCTGCAGGCCGCCATCCGCCAGGGCATGGACGGCGTCTGGCTCGCCCTCCTGCTCGGCGCCGCCGTCATCGCCGTCGTCCTTCCCACCGCGCCCGCGCTCGTGGAGCTCTTCGGAGCATCGGACACCGCGGCACCGTACGCGATCACGTACCTCCGTATCTCCTCGCTCGGCATCCCCGCCATGCTCGTCGTGCTCGCCTCCACCGGTGTCCTGCGCGGACTGCAGGACACGAAGACCCCGCTGTACGTGGCGATCGGCGGCTTCGTCGCCAACGGCGTCCTCAACGTGGTCCTCGTCTACGGAGCCGGCCTGGGCATCGCCGGCTCCGCCTGGGGCACCGTCATCGCCCAGTGCGCGATGGCCGCCGTCTACCTCTTCGTCGTCGTCCGCGGAGCCAGACGCCACGGCGCCTCCCTGCGCCCCGACGCCGCCGGCATCAGAGCCTGCGCCCAAGCGGGCGCACCACTCCTCGTCCGTACGCTCTCACTGCGGGCGATTCTGATGATCGCGACCGCGGTGGCGGCCCGCCTCGGCGACGCCGATGTGGCCGCCCACCAGATCATCCTGTCCCTGTGGAGCCTGCTGGCCTTCGCACTCGACGCCATCGCCATCGCCGGCCAGGCGATCATCGGCCGCTACCTGGGCGCGAACGATCCCCAGGGCGCGCGCGACGTCTGCCGCCGCATGGTGCAGTGGGGCATCGCATCGGGGGTCGTGCTCGGCGGGCTTGTCGTCCTCGCCCGGCCGCTGTTCATCCCGCTCTTCTCCAGCGACTCCGTCGTCCAGGACGCGGCCCTGCCCGCACTTGTGGTGGTGGCCATCTCCCAGCCGATCTGCGGCATCGTCTACGTCCTTGACGGCGTCCTGATGGGCGCGGGAGACGGCCCGTATCTGGCCTGGGCGATGCTGGCCACACTGGCGGTCTTCGCTCCGGCGGCGCTCCTCGTGCCGACCTTCGGCGGCGGACTGACCGCCGTCTGGGCAGCGATGACCCTGATGATGGCGGTCCGCATGGTGACCCTCTGGCTGCGCACACGCTCCGGCCACTGGATCGTCACCGGCGCCACCCGCTGA
- the rplI gene encoding 50S ribosomal protein L9: protein MKIILTHEVSGLGAAGEVVDVKDGYARNYLIPRNFAIRWTKGGEKDVEQIRRARKIHEIATIEQANEVKAKLEGVKVRLAVRSGDAGRLFGSVTPADVASAIEAAGGPKIDKRRVELGSPIKTLGAHVTSVRLHPEVAAQVNIEVVSA from the coding sequence ATGAAGATCATCCTCACCCACGAGGTCTCCGGCCTCGGTGCCGCCGGCGAGGTCGTAGACGTCAAGGACGGCTACGCCCGCAACTACCTGATCCCGCGGAACTTTGCGATCCGCTGGACCAAGGGTGGCGAAAAGGACGTCGAGCAGATCCGTCGTGCTCGCAAGATCCACGAGATCGCGACCATCGAGCAGGCCAACGAGGTCAAGGCCAAGCTCGAGGGCGTCAAGGTCCGTCTGGCCGTCCGCTCCGGCGACGCCGGTCGTCTCTTCGGTTCCGTCACCCCGGCTGACGTCGCTTCGGCGATCGAGGCTGCCGGTGGTCCGAAGATCGACAAGCGCCGTGTCGAGCTGGGCTCGCCGATCAAGACGCTGGGCGCCCACGTGACGTCCGTGCGTCTGCACCCCGAGGTTGCCGCTCAGGTCAACATCGAGGTCGTCTCCGCCTAA